In Pleurocapsa sp. PCC 7319, the following are encoded in one genomic region:
- a CDS encoding globin domain-containing protein, whose translation MNTSVASSNNSFTATLQDLIEYPTSGILSKVLLKDNNSQYSLFCLAAGTEIDEHTSTRNAVVTVVEGTGNLNLEGQDIALSPGVFVFMPANAPHAVQAQQNLAFVLALSEHSPEKKKINQKTINIIKFTAPILRKHGKTITTRMYEIMFHKYPEVKAQFDMSAQANGSQPAKLATAVYSYAIHIDDLEALKAMVEKIAHRHVKTNVLPEQYPIVGECLLQAIKEVLGDDATEEVMTAWAEAYKVLADVFINREQQIYQTVNS comes from the coding sequence ATGAATACCTCAGTTGCATCATCTAACAATTCATTTACTGCTACTTTGCAGGATTTAATTGAATATCCGACCAGTGGCATTCTCAGTAAAGTTTTACTCAAAGATAATAACAGCCAATATAGTTTGTTTTGTTTGGCAGCAGGGACAGAAATCGACGAACACACTTCTACCCGTAACGCTGTCGTAACTGTGGTGGAAGGTACAGGAAATCTCAATTTAGAAGGGCAAGATATTGCTCTCTCTCCAGGGGTATTTGTGTTTATGCCCGCAAATGCACCTCACGCAGTACAAGCCCAGCAAAATCTAGCATTTGTTCTCGCTTTATCAGAACATTCTCCAGAAAAAAAGAAAATCAACCAAAAAACTATTAATATCATCAAATTTACCGCTCCTATTCTTAGAAAACACGGTAAAACAATTACTACTCGGATGTACGAAATTATGTTTCACAAATATCCAGAAGTGAAAGCACAATTTGATATGTCTGCCCAAGCTAATGGTTCTCAACCAGCTAAACTTGCTACTGCCGTCTATAGCTATGCGATTCATATTGACGATCTCGAAGCATTAAAAGCAATGGTAGAAAAAATTGCCCATCGTCACGTAAAAACCAACGTTTTACCAGAACAATATCCCATAGTGGGGGAATGTTTATTGCAAGCAATCAAAGAAGTTTTAGGTGATGACGCAACAGAAGAAGTTATGACCGCTTGGGCTGAAGCCTACAAAGTATTAGCTGATGTGTTTATTAATCGAGAACAACAAATATATCAAACTGTTAATAGCTAA
- the psbV gene encoding photosystem II cytochrome c-550, with protein MLKRLLFAAVAALFLVIQFNIGSVNAVELDEDIRTVKLNDQGDEIVLSLKQVKQGQKVFVDTCSYCHKSGATKTNPNVNLGLTALSGAFPARDNVEGIVDYLKNPTTYDGEREIYEFHPNTTRSDLYPLMRNLTDDDLEAVAGHILIQPEIRGILWGGGKVYN; from the coding sequence ATGTTGAAGCGATTATTATTTGCTGCTGTAGCTGCTTTATTTTTGGTAATTCAATTTAATATTGGTAGCGTTAATGCAGTTGAGTTAGACGAAGATATTCGTACAGTAAAACTCAACGATCAAGGAGATGAAATAGTTTTAAGTCTCAAACAAGTCAAACAAGGACAAAAAGTATTTGTAGATACTTGCTCCTATTGCCATAAATCTGGTGCAACTAAAACAAACCCTAACGTCAATTTGGGTTTAACTGCTCTATCTGGGGCATTCCCCGCTAGAGATAATGTTGAAGGAATCGTAGATTACCTCAAAAATCCCACAACTTATGATGGTGAAAGAGAAATCTATGAATTCCACCCCAATACTACCCGTTCTGATCTTTATCCCTTAATGCGTAATTTAACTGATGATGATCTAGAAGCAGTTGCTGGACATATCCTAATTCAGCCTGAAATTCGTGGCATTCTCTGGGGAGGCGGAAAAGTTTATAACTAA
- the recG gene encoding ATP-dependent DNA helicase RecG, translated as MSEQTLDWVRLQKALSVEAERGYIDLIGNQYRFSEFICLSLGKPPRNIPAGYKMQWHDIAQKFAGYDNLSSSQRKQLVISTRNFLYKQKAIAETPATPPKPKVPRTTSLNSPRAKTYFNQTITLDQPLSRVIDIGRRSSYLERLGLYTVRDLLFYYPRDHLDYARQVQITHLEPGETVTVIGTVKSCKCFTSPKNKKLTIFELILTDATGRLKINRFLMGARFSNRGSQERYKRQYPVGSIVAASGLVKQNKYGITLDKPEIEVLDGAGASIESIKVGRVLPVYALTEGVPADTVRKSIIAVLPAAAQLVDPLPSELRNQYGLVKLKNAIACIHFPENYEELTHARRRLVFDEFFYLQLGFLQRRQQLKQNQSSASFAPQGKLIEQFNQILPFKLTNAQERVINEIFQDLGKTDTPMNRLVQGDVGSGKTVVAVFAILAAIQSGYQAALMAPTEVLAEQHYRKLVTWFNLLHLPVELLTGSTKTAKRREIHSQLENGELPLLVGTHALIQDSVNFHKLGLAVIDEQHRFGVQQRARLLGKGKSPHVLTMTATPIPRTLALTLHGDLDVSQIDELPPGRQPISTMMKKGKDRKKVYDLIRREIAQGRQAYIIFPLVEESEKLDLKAATEEHKRLSEVIFPEFKIALLHGRMSSVEKDVALTSFRDNESQIIVSTTVIEVGVDVPNATVMVIEHAERFGLSQLHQLRGRIGRGSSKSFCFLMSSSKNVEARQRLAVLEESQDGFFISEADMRFRGPGAVLGTRQSGLPDFALASLVEDQEVLNLAREAAEKIIAADKMLDNSPSLKQELEIRYRRLMGGDIWN; from the coding sequence ATGAGTGAACAAACGCTAGATTGGGTAAGGTTGCAAAAAGCATTATCTGTAGAAGCAGAAAGAGGCTATATAGATTTAATTGGCAATCAGTACCGCTTTAGCGAATTTATCTGTCTTAGTTTAGGCAAGCCGCCGAGAAATATTCCCGCTGGGTACAAAATGCAATGGCACGATATTGCTCAAAAGTTTGCTGGTTATGACAACTTAAGTTCCTCTCAAAGAAAGCAGTTAGTCATTAGCACTCGTAATTTTCTCTATAAACAAAAAGCGATCGCCGAAACTCCTGCCACTCCACCGAAACCGAAAGTACCCCGCACAACATCTTTAAATAGTCCCAGAGCCAAGACTTATTTTAATCAAACCATTACCTTAGATCAGCCTTTGAGCAGGGTAATAGATATTGGGCGTAGGAGTAGTTATTTAGAACGTCTGGGATTGTATACAGTAAGGGATTTATTGTTTTATTATCCCCGCGATCATCTTGACTATGCTCGTCAGGTACAGATTACTCATCTTGAACCTGGAGAGACAGTCACAGTAATCGGAACTGTTAAAAGTTGTAAGTGTTTTACCAGCCCCAAAAATAAAAAATTAACTATTTTTGAGTTAATCCTGACTGATGCTACAGGCAGATTGAAGATTAATCGCTTTCTAATGGGCGCTAGATTCAGTAATCGGGGTTCACAAGAAAGATATAAACGTCAGTATCCCGTAGGCTCAATTGTGGCTGCTTCTGGACTCGTTAAACAAAATAAATATGGTATTACTCTAGATAAACCTGAAATAGAAGTTTTAGATGGTGCAGGAGCGAGTATTGAATCGATTAAAGTGGGAAGGGTATTGCCTGTATACGCTTTAACGGAAGGTGTACCAGCTGATACAGTTAGAAAATCAATCATTGCTGTCTTGCCTGCTGCTGCTCAATTAGTCGATCCTTTACCTAGTGAACTGCGAAACCAATATGGTTTAGTCAAGTTGAAAAATGCGATCGCCTGTATTCATTTTCCCGAAAACTATGAAGAACTTACCCACGCGAGACGTAGATTAGTATTTGATGAATTTTTCTATCTTCAGTTAGGCTTCCTGCAACGTCGCCAACAGCTTAAACAAAATCAATCCAGTGCTAGTTTTGCCCCTCAAGGGAAACTAATCGAACAATTTAACCAGATCCTACCGTTTAAATTAACTAACGCTCAAGAAAGAGTCATCAATGAAATCTTTCAGGATTTAGGTAAGACAGATACTCCCATGAATCGTCTGGTACAAGGGGATGTGGGTTCAGGAAAAACGGTTGTGGCTGTGTTTGCAATCCTAGCTGCGATTCAGTCTGGTTATCAAGCTGCATTAATGGCACCTACGGAAGTATTAGCTGAACAACATTACCGCAAGTTAGTTACTTGGTTCAATTTATTGCATCTCCCCGTAGAGCTACTCACAGGTTCAACTAAAACAGCTAAACGTCGAGAAATTCATTCTCAATTAGAAAATGGTGAATTACCACTTTTAGTGGGAACTCATGCCTTAATTCAAGATTCAGTTAACTTTCATAAACTGGGTTTAGCCGTAATTGATGAGCAACATCGTTTTGGCGTACAACAACGAGCGCGTCTTTTAGGAAAGGGTAAATCTCCTCACGTTTTAACCATGACTGCCACGCCTATTCCTCGTACTTTGGCTTTAACTTTGCACGGTGATTTAGATGTCAGTCAGATTGATGAATTACCCCCAGGCAGACAACCAATCAGCACCATGATGAAAAAAGGTAAGGATCGTAAAAAAGTCTATGATTTAATTCGTCGAGAAATTGCTCAAGGTAGACAGGCTTATATTATTTTCCCTTTAGTAGAAGAATCAGAAAAGCTCGATCTTAAAGCAGCAACGGAAGAACATAAAAGGTTATCAGAAGTAATTTTCCCTGAGTTTAAAATCGCCCTACTACATGGTCGGATGAGTTCAGTCGAAAAGGATGTGGCGTTAACTTCTTTTCGTGATAATGAATCTCAGATTATTGTGTCGACAACTGTGATTGAAGTCGGGGTTGATGTACCCAATGCGACGGTCATGGTGATTGAACATGCAGAACGGTTTGGTTTATCGCAATTACATCAGTTGCGTGGCAGAATCGGCAGGGGAAGCAGTAAATCTTTTTGTTTCCTGATGAGTAGCAGTAAAAATGTCGAAGCCAGACAACGTTTAGCAGTGTTAGAAGAATCTCAGGATGGTTTCTTTATTTCGGAAGCGGATATGCGATTTCGTGGACCAGGAGCAGTTTTGGGAACTCGTCAATCGGGATTGCCAGATTTTGCCTTAGCCAGTTTAGTTGAAGATCAAGAAGTGCTAAATTTAGCTAGGGAAGCTGCGGAGAAGATTATTGCTGCGGACAAAATGTTAGATAATTCTCCCTCGTTAAAGCAGGAGCTGGAAATTCGCTATCGTCGTTTAATGGGTGGAGATATTTGGAATTAA
- the hcp gene encoding hydroxylamine reductase, with the protein MFCEQCEQTASGNGCHQWGACGKSPQVNAVQDLLVYCLRGIAPVVLQAKELAINTREVDRFTCESLFATMTNVNFDQKRFTKYIKQAIALREDLKAQIQQVVDTPITWSAISSYEPDYNESLVEQGQNFNLELIGQSGANVDIFSLKLTALYGVKGAASYTFHAYELGQEDETVYQFVQQVLATIDSQDLSLEEWVNLALEIGKINLRAMELIDAGHTGTYGHPVPTAVPLNHTPGKAILVSGHDIKQLEAILKQTVDKEITVYTHGELLPAHGYPKLKAKYPHFYGHFGTAWQNQTKDFAKFPGAVVITTNCLMPPHEHYEDKLFTLGPVGYAGLNYLPTKADDSIDFTPVIKKAQELPGFSEESEYRQVTTGFARNAVLGVADRVIDAVKQGKIRHFFLVGGCDGAKPDRNYYAEFVDKVPDDCVVLTLACGKFRFFDKEMGDIEGIPRLLDVGQCNDAYSAIQIAVALANAFKVGVNEIPLSMILSWYEQKAVAVLLTLLYLGIKDIRLGPTIPAFLSANVLQLLSEKYNLQPITTPDADLAACLG; encoded by the coding sequence ATGTTTTGCGAACAATGTGAACAAACTGCTAGCGGAAATGGCTGTCATCAATGGGGTGCTTGCGGTAAAAGTCCTCAAGTAAATGCGGTACAAGATTTATTAGTCTATTGTTTGCGAGGAATTGCCCCTGTGGTGCTTCAGGCGAAAGAATTGGCGATCAACACTAGAGAGGTTGATCGCTTTACCTGCGAATCTTTGTTTGCAACTATGACTAATGTCAACTTTGATCAGAAAAGATTTACTAAATATATTAAACAAGCGATCGCCCTCAGAGAAGATTTAAAAGCTCAAATTCAGCAAGTAGTGGACACGCCTATTACTTGGTCGGCAATATCGAGCTATGAACCAGATTACAATGAAAGCCTGGTCGAGCAGGGACAAAATTTTAATTTAGAATTAATCGGTCAGTCGGGAGCCAATGTAGATATCTTTTCTCTTAAACTGACTGCTCTCTATGGTGTTAAGGGGGCGGCTTCCTATACTTTCCATGCCTATGAATTAGGTCAGGAAGACGAGACTGTATATCAATTTGTTCAGCAGGTATTAGCTACTATCGACAGTCAGGATTTGAGTCTAGAAGAATGGGTGAACTTGGCTCTGGAGATCGGCAAAATCAACCTAAGAGCCATGGAATTAATCGATGCTGGGCATACTGGCACTTATGGTCATCCCGTACCTACTGCCGTTCCTTTGAATCATACACCAGGTAAGGCGATTTTAGTTTCGGGACATGATATTAAGCAGTTAGAAGCGATCCTCAAGCAGACTGTAGATAAAGAGATTACCGTATATACTCATGGAGAATTATTACCCGCTCATGGTTATCCCAAACTTAAAGCAAAATATCCTCATTTCTACGGACATTTTGGTACTGCTTGGCAAAACCAAACTAAGGACTTTGCTAAATTTCCTGGCGCAGTTGTAATTACTACTAACTGCCTCATGCCCCCTCACGAACATTATGAAGATAAACTATTTACTTTAGGACCTGTGGGGTATGCTGGTTTGAATTATCTCCCTACAAAAGCAGATGACAGTATAGACTTTACCCCTGTAATTAAAAAAGCGCAAGAATTACCAGGATTTAGTGAAGAATCAGAATATCGCCAGGTTACTACAGGTTTTGCTCGCAATGCTGTTTTAGGAGTCGCCGATAGAGTGATTGATGCTGTCAAACAAGGTAAAATACGCCACTTCTTCTTAGTGGGTGGCTGTGATGGGGCAAAACCAGACCGTAATTACTATGCTGAATTCGTCGATAAAGTACCTGATGATTGTGTAGTGTTGACCCTTGCCTGCGGTAAATTCCGTTTCTTTGACAAAGAAATGGGTGATATCGAAGGTATACCTCGCCTGCTAGATGTAGGACAGTGTAACGATGCTTATTCCGCAATACAAATTGCAGTCGCTTTGGCTAATGCTTTTAAGGTAGGAGTTAACGAAATTCCCTTATCAATGATTCTTTCTTGGTACGAACAAAAAGCTGTTGCTGTATTACTAACTTTACTTTATCTAGGAATTAAAGACATTCGTCTGGGACCGACAATTCCCGCTTTTCTCTCAGCTAATGTCTTGCAGCTTTTATCAGAGAAATACAACTTGCAACCCATTACTACTCCTGATGCCGATTTAGCAGCTTGTTTGGGCTAA
- a CDS encoding phycocyanobilin:ferredoxin oxidoreductase, with amino-acid sequence MLETSQPSLRQEQHPLIHRLAERIINSWQKYLELSAFSLPEGLGYVEGKLEGERLRIENRCYQTPQFRKMHLELAKIGNNLDILHCVMFPRSEYPLPMFGCDIVAGRGGISAAIADLSPTGPEKTLSSSYIQSLSALPKVDFTELRELPPWADIFSDFCLFVRPHNAEEEQDFLDQASSYLRIHCKEAAQSIPVSHQLQELYLAGQQYYCTKQQQNDKTRRVLEKAFGAEWAENYMTSVLFDIPNSPDRSYEKSVEFY; translated from the coding sequence ATGTTAGAAACTTCCCAACCCTCTCTGCGTCAAGAACAACATCCCTTAATCCATCGACTTGCCGAACGTATTATCAACTCTTGGCAGAAGTATTTGGAGCTATCAGCTTTTTCTTTACCGGAAGGATTGGGTTATGTTGAAGGCAAACTGGAGGGAGAAAGATTAAGGATCGAAAATCGCTGCTATCAAACCCCCCAGTTTCGTAAAATGCACTTGGAATTAGCCAAGATAGGAAACAATTTAGACATTCTTCATTGTGTGATGTTTCCTCGCTCTGAATATCCTTTACCGATGTTTGGTTGTGATATCGTCGCTGGGAGAGGTGGAATTAGTGCCGCGATCGCCGATTTATCTCCTACTGGTCCAGAAAAGACTTTATCTTCTAGTTATATTCAGTCACTTTCAGCATTACCAAAAGTAGATTTCACAGAATTACGCGAACTACCACCTTGGGCTGATATTTTCTCGGATTTTTGTCTGTTTGTACGTCCTCACAATGCAGAGGAAGAACAGGATTTTCTAGATCAAGCCTCAAGCTACCTTCGTATTCACTGTAAAGAAGCAGCTCAATCTATCCCAGTATCCCATCAACTACAAGAGCTGTATTTAGCTGGACAACAGTATTATTGTACTAAACAACAACAAAATGATAAAACTCGCCGTGTCTTAGAAAAAGCTTTTGGCGCAGAATGGGCAGAAAATTATATGACTTCTGTATTGTTTGATATACCTAATTCTCCCGATAGGTCATATGAGAAATCTGTGGAATTCTACTAA
- the tatA gene encoding twin-arginine translocase TatA/TatE family subunit: protein MFGLGIPEVAVIALVAILVFGPKKIPEIGSALGKTIKGFKEEMDNPQLNDGQEKDRE, encoded by the coding sequence ATGTTTGGTTTGGGTATACCTGAAGTAGCTGTGATTGCCCTAGTAGCAATTCTCGTTTTTGGTCCCAAGAAAATACCCGAAATTGGTAGTGCTTTGGGTAAAACTATCAAGGGTTTTAAAGAAGAAATGGATAATCCACAATTAAATGATGGTCAAGAAAAAGATCGAGAATAA
- a CDS encoding glycosyltransferase family 4 protein — protein MLKILFLSTSVGSLGSGQGGGVELTIQNLAQEFRRRGHQLEVVAPEGSWLNNIPVTTITGNLQVPVQTQSREVPICLPDNSVLANMWDYARRVQHKYDLLVNFAFDWLPFYLTPFIETTIAHFISMGSMTVASDRIMQQIIQQYPGTFGVYTQSQADTFPFAADCEILSSAIDLSLYQFNNTPEASLAWLGRIAPEKALEDAVAAVNITGIPLKIFGKIQDQDYWEQICRDFPDAPIDYQGFLSTEKLQQELGKCRALLMTPRWIEAFGNVAIEALACGVPIIAYRRGGPSEIVKDGQTGWLVEPDSISGLVEAINQIDQIERQLCRQQAEEQYSLEALGDRFEAWFKKLVINN, from the coding sequence ATGCTTAAAATTCTTTTTTTATCTACTTCCGTTGGCTCTTTAGGATCTGGACAAGGAGGTGGAGTTGAATTAACTATTCAAAATCTAGCCCAAGAATTTCGTCGCCGAGGACATCAGCTAGAAGTAGTCGCCCCTGAAGGTTCTTGGTTAAACAATATACCCGTGACAACCATTACCGGTAATTTGCAAGTACCAGTACAAACTCAGAGCCGCGAGGTGCCGATTTGTTTACCTGATAACTCGGTGTTGGCAAATATGTGGGACTATGCCCGCAGAGTGCAGCACAAATATGATTTGCTCGTAAATTTTGCCTTTGATTGGCTACCTTTTTATTTAACTCCCTTTATTGAGACGACGATTGCCCACTTTATTAGTATGGGATCGATGACAGTAGCCAGCGATCGCATTATGCAGCAGATCATCCAACAATATCCTGGTACTTTTGGTGTTTACACTCAATCTCAGGCTGATACTTTTCCTTTTGCCGCTGATTGCGAGATCTTAAGTAGCGCAATTGATTTATCTCTCTACCAGTTTAACAATACCCCTGAAGCCAGTTTGGCTTGGCTGGGACGCATTGCACCCGAAAAAGCTCTAGAAGATGCCGTAGCAGCAGTTAATATTACCGGGATACCATTGAAGATCTTTGGCAAAATACAAGATCAAGACTATTGGGAGCAAATTTGCCGTGATTTTCCCGATGCACCGATAGACTATCAGGGATTTTTATCTACTGAAAAACTACAGCAGGAACTAGGCAAATGTCGCGCTTTATTGATGACTCCCCGTTGGATTGAAGCTTTTGGGAATGTCGCTATCGAGGCTTTAGCCTGTGGGGTACCAATTATTGCCTATCGACGTGGTGGTCCTTCGGAGATTGTTAAAGATGGTCAAACAGGCTGGCTAGTAGAACCCGATAGTATTTCTGGACTAGTTGAGGCAATTAACCAAATCGATCAGATTGAGCGTCAACTTTGTCGTCAACAAGCAGAAGAGCAATATTCCCTTGAGGCTTTGGGCGATCGCTTTGAAGCTTGGTTTAAGAAATTAGTAATTAATAATTAA
- a CDS encoding IS1 family transposase — translation MKNSTAQFTQLSNFKRLQRTSICYSRSVKMHDIVIGLYINKYEFDSEGHCFASSLSNRHVGLDI, via the coding sequence ATGAAAAATTCTACAGCTCAATTTACCCAATTATCTAACTTTAAAAGATTACAGAGAACAAGTATTTGCTATTCTCGCTCAGTTAAGATGCATGATATTGTAATTGGCTTGTATATAAATAAGTATGAATTCGATAGCGAGGGACACTGCTTCGCAAGCAGCTTGTCCAATCGCCATGTTGGGTTAGATATTTAG
- a CDS encoding response regulator: protein MPDLSPTTQDKILIVDDVLDNLELLSRILTRRGYAVRSVERGSEAIAIARSGWADLILLDINMPEIDGYEVCRQLKADPNTSSIPVIFLSALDQVLDKVNAFSLGGVDYITKPFQIKEVIARVTTHLQLRNLQKNLEAQVASRTNELTRALQAAKAANSAKSIFFSQITHELRTPMNAIIGFVQLMQRDESLSREHQEQLRIINHSGEHLMALINDVLEVSKIEAGLLVLEKNNFDLYRMLQGIEEMFRLKAQAKSLNFVIQRSDHVPQYVQTDEQKLRQVLINLLANAVKFTPEGQVTLRINYNLQKTNQITFEIEDTGHGITADELTTLFAPFVQTEIGRKSQSGTGLGLSISRQYVQLMGGDITVKSRVNQGSTFSFDIYIDAGQPVSSLPEQRRVIGLQPNLPAPRILVVEDRWENRQFLTQLLEMVGFRVKEAVDGQEAIKLWSSWSPNLILMDLQMPVMDGYEATQHIKRLDQSVVIIALTASKFREQKQFILSSGCDDLMNIPFNEAELWLKIAQYLKVKYIYAQSPPSLNTQLGLDNLNLESTLLAVMPSEWMQQLNYFATAANAKEILNLLEQVPDEHSGVVNAIAKLVDDFCFEQIMDLTQTTNR from the coding sequence ATGCCAGACTTATCTCCAACTACTCAGGATAAGATCCTTATTGTTGATGATGTGCTAGACAACTTGGAATTACTGTCCAGAATACTCACTCGTAGAGGATATGCAGTGCGTTCAGTCGAAAGAGGCTCGGAGGCGATCGCGATCGCCCGTTCTGGTTGGGCGGATTTAATTTTACTGGACATTAATATGCCGGAGATTGATGGTTACGAAGTTTGTCGCCAATTAAAAGCAGATCCAAACACCAGCTCAATTCCGGTAATTTTTCTGAGTGCTTTAGATCAGGTTTTGGATAAGGTTAACGCTTTTAGTCTCGGGGGGGTAGATTACATCACTAAACCCTTTCAAATTAAAGAGGTGATCGCTAGAGTAACGACTCATCTTCAGTTACGCAATTTGCAGAAAAATTTAGAAGCTCAAGTTGCATCTCGCACAAATGAGTTAACCAGAGCTTTGCAGGCAGCTAAAGCCGCCAATAGCGCAAAAAGCATCTTTTTCTCCCAGATTACTCATGAATTGCGGACTCCGATGAACGCTATTATCGGTTTTGTACAATTAATGCAGCGAGACGAATCTCTCAGTAGAGAACATCAAGAACAGCTCCGAATAATTAATCACAGCGGAGAGCATTTAATGGCACTAATCAACGATGTGCTGGAAGTTTCTAAAATTGAAGCAGGTCTACTCGTTCTGGAGAAAAACAACTTTGATTTATATCGAATGCTCCAAGGTATCGAAGAGATGTTTCGACTAAAAGCTCAAGCCAAGAGTTTAAACTTCGTAATTCAGCGAAGCGATCATGTACCTCAGTATGTCCAGACTGACGAGCAGAAATTACGACAGGTCTTAATTAACTTATTGGCAAATGCCGTTAAATTTACGCCTGAGGGTCAAGTAACTCTGAGAATAAACTATAATCTCCAAAAGACTAATCAAATCACTTTTGAAATAGAAGATACAGGTCATGGTATCACTGCTGATGAATTGACCACTCTTTTCGCTCCCTTTGTGCAGACCGAAATAGGTCGTAAATCTCAATCTGGAACAGGATTAGGTTTATCGATTAGCCGTCAATATGTGCAATTAATGGGAGGGGATATCACCGTTAAAAGTAGGGTTAATCAAGGGTCAACTTTTAGTTTTGATATCTATATAGATGCGGGTCAACCGGTTTCTTCCCTACCAGAACAAAGACGAGTAATTGGCTTGCAACCCAATTTACCAGCACCAAGAATTTTGGTAGTAGAAGACCGTTGGGAAAATCGACAATTTCTGACTCAGTTATTAGAAATGGTTGGATTTAGAGTTAAAGAGGCTGTTGATGGACAAGAAGCAATAAAACTGTGGTCCAGTTGGTCGCCTAACTTAATTTTGATGGATCTGCAAATGCCAGTTATGGATGGCTATGAAGCCACACAGCACATTAAACGCTTAGATCAATCCGTGGTCATCATTGCTTTAACCGCTTCCAAGTTTAGAGAGCAAAAACAGTTTATTCTCTCTTCAGGATGTGACGACTTAATGAACATTCCATTTAATGAAGCAGAGTTATGGTTAAAAATCGCTCAATACTTAAAAGTTAAATACATCTACGCGCAATCTCCCCCATCTTTAAATACTCAACTAGGATTAGACAACTTAAATCTAGAATCTACATTACTTGCAGTCATGCCCTCAGAATGGATGCAACAGCTTAATTATTTTGCTACGGCTGCTAATGCCAAAGAAATTCTGAATTTATTGGAGCAAGTTCCTGATGAACATTCTGGTGTGGTCAATGCGATCGCTAAACTAGTTGATGATTTTTGTTTTGAACAAATAATGGATTTAACTCAAACAACTAACCGCTGA
- a CDS encoding cyclopropane-fatty-acyl-phospholipid synthase family protein encodes MTATLNFATAPGHQVLAAAGKKILRPGGKAATEQLFTWADFQPGDTVLELAASFGESAIALAKRFNVRVVGVEKNPDSVAKAQEKIKAAGLQDRVTIIEGDIFQLDKITDKFDYVLAEAILTMQSDVGKSKILSAIKYHLQPGGKFLSHEMLVRSNEWEVRKSLSQTIRVNANPLTLEEWESACREAGLNVQQWKADEMGLLNLGQMVRDEGLLGTVKIVWNILFNSNLRQRVLQMRRTFQEQRDRIGYIVFWAKVT; translated from the coding sequence ATGACAGCCACTCTCAATTTTGCTACTGCCCCTGGTCATCAAGTACTAGCAGCGGCAGGAAAGAAGATATTGCGCCCTGGAGGAAAAGCTGCCACAGAACAACTGTTTACTTGGGCTGATTTCCAACCAGGAGATACTGTATTAGAATTGGCAGCTAGCTTTGGGGAAAGCGCGATCGCATTAGCCAAAAGATTTAACGTCCGCGTGGTGGGAGTTGAGAAAAACCCAGATAGCGTAGCCAAAGCTCAGGAAAAGATTAAGGCGGCTGGTTTACAAGATCGGGTGACAATTATTGAGGGAGATATCTTTCAGTTAGATAAGATTACAGACAAGTTTGATTATGTCTTGGCTGAAGCCATCCTAACTATGCAATCTGATGTAGGTAAATCCAAGATATTGTCGGCAATTAAATACCATCTTCAGCCTGGGGGTAAGTTTCTTTCCCATGAAATGCTTGTTCGCAGTAATGAGTGGGAAGTACGTAAAAGTCTATCTCAAACAATTCGGGTTAATGCTAATCCTTTAACACTCGAAGAATGGGAATCAGCTTGTAGAGAGGCGGGTTTAAATGTGCAGCAATGGAAAGCAGATGAGATGGGATTGCTTAATTTAGGTCAGATGGTGCGGGATGAAGGTTTGTTAGGAACTGTCAAAATTGTCTGGAATATTTTATTTAATTCCAATTTGCGTCAAAGAGTCTTACAAATGCGTCGCACTTTTCAAGAGCAGCGCGATCGTATCGGCTACATCGTTTTTTGGGCAAAAGTTACGTAG